The following coding sequences are from one Hippopotamus amphibius kiboko isolate mHipAmp2 chromosome 9, mHipAmp2.hap2, whole genome shotgun sequence window:
- the GPER1 gene encoding G-protein coupled estrogen receptor 1: METPPGADNGTATGLDLPRVLANGSAALSEQQQYAIGLFLSCLYTVLLFPIGLVGNLLVLLVNMRFRERMTIPDLYFINLAAADLILVADSLVEVFNLDEQYYDTAALCTFMALLLQVNMYSSVFFLTWMSFDRYLALAQAVRCGPFRTKPRARLSCGLIWTASVSATLVPFAAVHLQHSGDVCFCFADVREVQWLEVTLGFAVPFAVIGLCYSLIVRELVAAHRHRGLRPRRQKALRMILAVVLVFFVCWLPENVFISVHLLQRAPPGPGPCQRSPRHAHPLAGHVVNLAAFSNSCLNPLVYSFLGETFRDKLRLYLQQRTGLSALNRLCHAALKAVVPDSAEQPEVKFSSAV, from the coding sequence ATGGAGACGCCCCCGGGCGCCGACAACGGCACCGCCACGGGCCTCGACCTGCCCCGCGTGCTGGCCAACGGCTCGGCCGCGCTCTCAGAGCAGCAGCAGTACGCCATCGGGCTCTTCCTGTCCTGCCTCTACACCGTCCTCCTCTTCCCCATCGGCCTCGTGGGCAACCTGCTTGTCCTGCTGGTGAACATGCGCTTCCGGGAGAGGATGACCATCCCCGACCTGTACTTCATCAACCTGGCGGCCGCGGACCTCATCCTGGTGGCCGACTCCCTCGTCGAGGTGTTCAACCTGGACGAGCAGTACTACGACACGGCGGCACTCTGCACCTTCATGGCGCTCCTGCTGCAGGTCAACATGTACAGCAGCGTCTTCTTCCTCACCTGGATGAGCTTCGACCGCTACCTGGCCCTGGCCCAGGCCGTGCGCTGCGGCCCGTTCCGCACCAAGCCCCGCGCGCGGCTGAGCTGCGGCCTCATCTGGACGGCCTCCGTGTCCGCCACCCTGGTGCCCTTCGCCGCCGTGCACCTGCAGCACAGCGGGGACGTGTGCTTCTGCTTCGCGGACGTCAGGGAGGTGCAGTGGCTGGAGGTCACGCTGGGCTTCGCGGTGCCCTTCGCCGTCATCGGCCTCTGCTACTCCCTCATCGTGCGGGAGCTGGTGGCGGCGCACAGGCACCGCGGCCTGCGCCCGCGGAGGCAGAAGGCGCTGCGCATGATCCTGGCCGTGGTGCTGGTCTTCTTCGTGTGCTGGCTGCCCGAGAACGTCTTCATCAGCGTGCACCTGCTGCAGCGCGCGCCGCCCGGGCCCGGGCCCTGCCAGCGCTCCCCCCGCCACGCGCACCCGCTGGCCGGCCACGTGGTCAACCTGGCCGCCTTCTCCAACAGCTGCCTCAACCCGCTGGTCTACAGCTTCCTCGGGGAGACCTTCCGCGACAAGCTGCGACTCTACCTGCAGCAGAGGACGGGCCTGTCGGCCCTGAACCGCCTCTGCCACGCGGCCCTGAAGGCGGTGGTCCCGGACAGCGCCGAGCAGCCCGAGGTGAAGTTCAGCAGCGCCGTgtag
- the GPR146 gene encoding probable G-protein coupled receptor 146 yields the protein MWSCNLNGTGGEDPLPCQHAQRALSALSLLYLLVGVPLGLGHNALLLLANLQDPGGMTMPDVYFANMAAAGLLLSALAPAHLLGPGALGWAVWDLGGEAHVTLRVLFNVAALVALYSTALLGLDCYIERALPRTYMSSVYNTRHVCGFVWGGALLTGFSSLLFYVCSHVAARLAECAQMRHTEAADAIMLLIGYLVPGLAALYALVLLMRVRKEDTPLDRDAGRPDPSVHRLLVATVCAQFGLWTPHYLTLLGHTVLAARGRPVDRHHLGTLLLAKDLSRFLAFASSAVVPLLYRHIDRSFPGKLRRLMKKLHRGHESCSLDQTGPQPATA from the coding sequence ATGTGGAGCTGCAACCTCAACGGCACGGGCGGCGAGGACCCGCTCCCCTGCCAGCACGCCCAGCGGGCGCTGTCCGCCCTGTCCCTGCTCTACCTGCTGGTGGGCGTGCCCCTCGGCCTCGGCCACAAcgcgctgctgctgctggccaaCCTGCAGGACCCGGGCGGCATGACCATGCCCGACGTCTACTTTGCCAACATGGCCGCGGCCGGCCTGCTGCTCAGCGCCCTGGCGCCCGCGCACCTGCTGGGCCCCGGCGCGCTCGGCTGGGCCGTGTGGGACCTGGGCGGCGAGGCCCACGTCACGCTGCGGGTGCTGTTCAACGTGGCGGCGCTGGTGGCCCTGTACTCCACGGCGCTGCTGGGCCTCGACTGCTACATCGAGCGGGCGCTGCCGCGCACCTACATGTCCAGCGTCTACAACACCCGGCACGTGTGCGGCTTCGTGTGGGGCGGCGCCCTGCTCACCGGCTTCTCCTCGCTGCTCTTCTACGTCTGCAGCCACGTGGCCGCCAGGCTCGCCGAGTGCGCGCAGATGCGGCACACGGAGGCTGCCGACGCCATCATGCTGCTCATCGGGTACCTGGTTCCCGGCCTGGCCGCACTCTACGCGCTCGTGCTCCTCATGCGCGTCCGGAAGGAGGACACGCCGCTCGACCGGGACGCGGGCCGGCCAGACCCCTCGGTGCACAGGCTCCTGGTGGCCACTGTGTGTGCGCAGTTCGGGCTCTGGACGCCCCACTACCTGACGCTCCTGGGGCACACGGTCCTGGCCGCGCGGGGGAGGCCAGTGGATAGGCACCACCTGGGGACGCTGCTGCTCGCCAAGGACCTGTCCAGGTTCCTGGCCTTTGCCAGCAGCGCCGTGGTGCCGCTTCTTTACCGCCACATCGACAGAAGCTTCCCCGGCAAACTCCGGCGGCTGATGAAGAAGCTGCACCGGGGGCATGAGAGCTGCTCCCTGGACCAGACAGGGCCGCAGCCGGCCACGGCCTAG